A DNA window from Melanotaenia boesemani isolate fMelBoe1 chromosome 6, fMelBoe1.pri, whole genome shotgun sequence contains the following coding sequences:
- the LOC121641255 gene encoding E3 ubiquitin-protein ligase rnf146-like has product MASCGEVDHSVGSLPSSKKGGSGGGGSGNSAESSCPGSSGSSPALSVPECAICLQSCVHPVQLPCHHVFCFLCVKGASWQSKRCALCRQEVPDDFLERPTLLSPEELKASAGGRGGATSDHAWYYEGRNGWWQYDERTSRELEDAFSKGKKTAEMLIAGFLYVADLENMVQYRRNEHGRRRKMKRDVLDIPKKGVAGLRLDSEGVSGALGAASRENSADGADTTIADIQQQVTGAPSAITVPSAAARPPTSLGGQPDSSTSPSLEDALSQLEISPRPTPSHERSDTGEGEEEDEEEETSPSRSSDPHTSVDESGSGDWSDDEEEEGGDGEHVEPWEDQPRRQRLTPDDRAPPRAESASPSPSSSSSGRSRMPDGQCTMTEV; this is encoded by the coding sequence ATGGCTAGTTGTGGAGAGGTCGACCACTCTGTTGGCTCACTTCCATCCAGCAAGAAAGGCGGTAGCGGTGGGGGTGGAAGTGGGAACAGTGCAGAATCATCATGCCCTGGTTCCAGCGGCTCATCCCCAGCCCTATCTGTGCCAGAGTGTGCCATCTGTCTGCAGAGCTGTGTGCACCCAGTCCAACTGCCATGCCATcatgttttctgctttctgtgtgTGAAAGGAGCATCGTGGCAGAGCAAACGCTGTGCTCTCTGCAGGCAGGAAGTACCAGATGACTTCCTAGAAAGGCCTACACTTCTGTCTCCAGAGGAGCTGAAAGCCTCTGCGGGAGGTCGAGGTGGAGCGACAAGTGATCATGCCTGGTATTATGAGGGCCGTAATGGTTGGTGGCAATATGATGAGCGGACCAGCCGTGAGCTGGAGGACGCTTTCTCTAAGGGCAAAAAGACAGCTGAAATGCTGATTGCTGGTTTTTTGTATGTAGCTGACTTGGAGAACATGGTGCAGTATAGGCGCAATGAGCATGGTCGTAGACGCAAAATGAAGAGGGACGTTTTAGACATACCCAAGAAGGGAGTGGCTGGACTGCGACTGGACTCTGAGGGTGTAAGTGGGGCCCTGGGGGCAGCAAGTCGTGAAAACTCTGCTGATGGGGCAGATACTACGATAGCAGATATACAGCAACAGGTTACAGGTGCCCCATCTGCTATTACAGTCCCCTCAGCCGCTGCCAGGCCCCCCACTTCCCTCGGAGGTCAGCCTGACTCCAGTACTAGTCCCTCTCTGGAGGATGCCCTTTCCCAGTTGGAAATCAGTCCCAGGCCCACTCCTTCTCATGAGCGGTCTGACACTggggaaggagaggaagaggatgaggaggaggagacgtcACCCTCCAGGTCCTCTGACCCTCACACCTCTGTGGACGAGTCTGGCTCTGGAGACTGGAGTGacgatgaggaagaggaggggggagaTGGAGAACATGTGGAGCCTTGGGAGGATCAGCCACGGAGACAAAGACTGACACCAGATGACAGAGCACCTCCTCGGGCAGAGTCTGCCTCTCCCTCTCCTTCATCCAGTAGTAGTGGAAGGTCCAGAATGCCTGATGGCCAGTGTACAATGACTGAAGTGTGA
- the rspo3 gene encoding R-spondin-3, with amino-acid sequence MQLQLISFVLIILHCMDYTGCQTHSSSRHRPHKQISGANSGCQQGGCLTCSDYNGCLSCKPRFFMHLERIGMKQIGVCLTSCPPGFYGTRTPDRSTCTKCRSECESCFNKNFCTRCRAGFYLSVGKCQENCPEGMVRSDTQRECVPRCPADCELCANSETCTHCRPGFYHLSGRCYHMCPDDYEPNDKLMECTLQVHCEVGEWGEWSPCSKSGKTCGFKRGYETRTRQVLQYPSPFGKPCPEISELKDCLVKKRKCTGRRKPDRKERRNRNNRKDKDTQEGRRERKRDRERDRDMGEREDSDNRNKTEHRHRRGHDTGPVSPEDSTVQ; translated from the exons ATGCAATTACAACTgatctcttttgttttgatcATCTTGCACTGCATGGATTACACAGGTTGTCAGACGCACAGCAGCTCCAGGCACCGGCCACATAAAC AGATCTCTGGTGCAAATTCAGGGTGCCAACAGGGTGGCTGCCTGACCTGCTCTGACTATAATGGCTGTCTGTCCTGCAAGCCGCGCTTCTTCATGCATTTGGAGAGGATTGGGATGAAGCAGATCGGGGTGTGCCTGACTTCCTGTCCTCCAGGTTTTTATGGTACTCGTACCCCTGATAGAAGCACCTGTACAA AGTGCAGGTCGGAGTGTGAGTCCTGCTTCAACAAGAACTTCTGCACACGCTGTCGAGCAGGATTCTACCTTTCTGTGGGCAAGTGCCAGGAGAACTGCCCTGAGGGCATGGTCCGCAGCGACACACAAAGGGAATGTGTTCCCA GGTGCCCTGCTGATTGTGAGTTGTGCGCGAACAGCGAGACATGTACACACTGCCGGCCAGGCTTTTACCATCTGAGTGGAAGGTGCTACCATATGTGTCCAGATGACTATGAGCCCAATGACAAACTGATGGAGTGCACACTACAAG TGCACTGCGAGGTGGGTGAGTGGGGCGAGTGGAGCCCCTGCTCTAAGTCTGGCAAAACCTGTGGTTTCAAACGGGGCTATGAGACCCGCACAAGGCAGGTCCTGCAGTATCCATCACCCTTTGGCAAACCCTGCCCCGAGATCTCTGAGCTCAAAGACTGTCTGGTCAAGAAGAGAAAATGTacag GACGGAGAAAGCCTGACCGAAAAGAGAGAAGGAATCGCAACAACCGCAAAGACAAGGACACCCAGGAGGGCcgaagagagaggaagagggacAGGGAGCGAGACAGAGACATGGGTGAACGGGAAGACTCTGATAACAGGAACAAAACAGAGCACAGGCATCGCAGAGGCCATGACACAGGGCCAGTCTCCCCTGAAGACAGCACTGTGCAGTAA
- the mdh2 gene encoding malate dehydrogenase, mitochondrial: MFSRAVRPTLCFARSLSTSSQNNAKVAVLGASGGIGQPLSLLLKNSPLVSQLSLYDIAHTPGVAADLSHIETKAQVTGHMGPDQLDAALQGCDVVVIPAGVPRKPGMTRDDLFNTNATIVATLADACARNCPEAMICIIANPVNSTIPITSEVMKKHGVYNPNRVFGVTTLDIVRANAFVAELKGLDPARVNVPVIGGHAGKTIIPLISQCTPKVEFPPDQLAALTGRIQEAGTEVVKAKAGAGSATLSMAYAGARFTFSVLDAMNGKEGVVECAFVRSEETECKYFSTPLLLGKNGIEKNLGLGKLSAFEEKLIADAVGELKASIKKGEDFVANMK, encoded by the coding sequence ATGTTTTCCCGGGCTGTAAGACCTACCCTTTGCTTCGCTCGGAGCCTGTCCACCTCTTCACAGAACAACGCCAAGGTGGCGGTGCTTGGGGCTTCTGGCGGTATAGGCCAACCGCTATCCCTGCTGCTCAAGAATAGCCCCTTGGTGAGTCAACTCTCTCTGTATGATATTGCCCACACACCCGGGGTAGCTGCAGATCTCAGCCACATTGAGACAAAAGCCCAGGTGACCGGCCACATGGGTCCCGACCAGCTCGATGCTGCTCTGCAGGGCTGCGACGTCGTGGTTATCCCCGCTGGTGTACCCAGAAAGCCCGGCATGACCCGAGATGACCTCTTCAACACCAACGCCACCATTGTAGCCACCTTGGCCGATGCCTGCGCTCGCAACTGCCCCGAGGCTATGATCTGCATTATCGCCAACCCTGTGAACTCAACTATCCCTATTACATCAGAAGTTATGAAGAAACATGGAGTGTACAACCCCAACAGAGTGTTTGGTGTCACAACCTTGGACATTGTCAGAGCTAATGCCTTTGTGGCAGAGCTCAAAGGTCTCGATCCAGCTCGTGTCAATGTCCCAGTAATTGGTGGTCACGCTGGGAAGACCATCATCCCTCTCATTTCCCAGTGCACCCCTAAAGTTGAATTCCCTCCTGATCAACTGGCTGCCCTGACTGGTAGGATCCAAGAGGCTGGCACTGAAGTGGTCAAGGCCAAGGCAGGAGCTGGATCTGCAACCCTCTCCATGGCGTATGCTGGTGCCCGCTTCACCTTCTCTGTCCTGGATGCCATGAATGGAAAAGAAGGTGTGGTGGAGTGCGCCTTTGTCAGATCTGAGGAAACAGAGTGCAAATACTTCTCCACACCTCTCCTCCTGGGCAAGAATGGCATTGAGAAAAACCTTGGGCTGGGCAAGCTGTCCGCCTTTGAGGAGAAGCTGATTGCTGATGCTGTCGGTGAGCTGAAGGCTTCAATCAAGAAAGGAGAAGATTTTGTAGCTAATATGAAGTGA